The genomic region CGCCGCCACCGTCGCACCGCTCGCCGCGGCATACGGCATCATCCCGAAGCGCACGGACGCGCTCTCGCAGGACGTGTGGGAGACGGGGACGGCGACGGAGGGCATCCGCGAACTCGTCGGCAAGCGCGTTCGGTCGCGCAAGACGGCCGTGCTCTGCAGCCACGGGCCCGTGATCCCCGACGTGCTACGGGAGATCTCGCTCGCCACCGGCACCGCCGCGGGCAGCTACATGAGGGATGCCGCGGCCCTCGAGGTCGGCGAATACTCCGTCGTGCACCTGTCGAAGTCGAACCCGGCATCGGGCATCATCGCGATCGAGACGCACAGCCCGCGCGGCTGACCTCCTCGATCGGTAGCCCTCCGTTCACCTCGCGTTTACCGGCGCGGAGGACTCTGGTCACACCCCGCGCATACGTTCGCATGCGGGCCGGAAAGGTCCATGCCGTACGTCACCCGAATCACGCTGAGCCCGAGGACACAGACAGGGGCTGAAAGCACGTACGTCGCGGCAGTCACCCACTTCCGAAAGGGAACACAGTGAAGTTCAAGAACGCAGCCGTCGTGGGCGCCGTCGCGCTGGCATCCGCGCTCGCCCTCTCCGCCTGCTCCAGCGACGGCGGCAACGCCGGCAGCGACAGCACGCCGAGCGCGACCAAGTCGGCGACCGTCGACTACAGCTCGCTGTCCGGCACGATCACCGCCGGCGGATCGAGCGCGCAGGCGAACGTGCAGGCCGCATGGACCGCCGCGTTCCAGGCTCAGGCCAGCGGCGTCAAGATCAACTACGACAAGTCGCAGGGCTCCGGCGGCGGTGTCACCAACTGGCTGAACGGCTCCTACGACTTCGCGGGCACCGACGCGGCCCTCTCCGCCGACCAGTTCACGCAGGCCAAGACCACGTGCGGCTCCGACGGCGCCGTCAACATCCCGGTGTACCTGTCGGGCGTCTCGATCATCTACAAGCTCGACGGCGTCTCGAAGCTCAACCTCGACGCGAAGACGATCGCCTCGATCTTCTCCGGCAAGATCACCAAGTGGAACGACCCGGCCATCGCCGCGCTGAACAGCGGCGTGACGCTGCCCGCCACCGCGATCTCGGTCGTGCACCGTTCCGACGGATCCGGCACGACGAACAACTTCACCACGTACCTGCACCAGCAGGCACCGTCGGTGTGGACCTGGGACGCGGGCACCGCGTGGCCGAACAACATCGGCAGCGGCCAGCAGGGCGGCTCGGGCGTCGTGAACACGGTCGAGGCCGGCAACGGCACCATCGGCTACGCCGACCAGAGCTCGATCGGCAACGCCACGCAGGCGGCCGTCGAGGTCGGATCGACGGGCAAGTTCGTCGAGTACAGCGAGGCGGCGGCCACCAAGTCGCTCGACGAGTCGGGCCAGATCACCCCGCAGGGCGAGGGCGACCTCACCGTGACCATCGACACCACCAAGAT from Humibacter ginsenosidimutans harbors:
- the pstS gene encoding phosphate ABC transporter substrate-binding protein PstS, which produces MKFKNAAVVGAVALASALALSACSSDGGNAGSDSTPSATKSATVDYSSLSGTITAGGSSAQANVQAAWTAAFQAQASGVKINYDKSQGSGGGVTNWLNGSYDFAGTDAALSADQFTQAKTTCGSDGAVNIPVYLSGVSIIYKLDGVSKLNLDAKTIASIFSGKITKWNDPAIAALNSGVTLPATAISVVHRSDGSGTTNNFTTYLHQQAPSVWTWDAGTAWPNNIGSGQQGGSGVVNTVEAGNGTIGYADQSSIGNATQAAVEVGSTGKFVEYSEAAATKSLDESGQITPQGEGDLTVTIDTTKITDTSAYPIPLLSYDVLCKSFKDATQGKITSAYLGFVVSKTGQEIGAKNAGAAPLPSSFLTKAAKTLASVK